One genomic window of bacterium includes the following:
- a CDS encoding Ig-like domain-containing protein produces AAGNTAQSGSISLNLRRADTTPPVVTITSPPDGSVITGGTVTVSVSATDDVGVTKVELYVNGGLYATDTSSPYGFLWDTSQRVDGVYELFARAYDAAGNTAQSGSISLNLRRADTTPPVVTIIRPKEGQRFRRKIRIRGSVSDDSGISRTDLLIDGVVFATTASESINHVLKSSGLSKGEHTITLEAVDLAGNVSTVQVTVHKGR; encoded by the coding sequence GCTGCAGGCAACACGGCTCAGTCGGGTTCTATCAGCCTGAACCTGAGAAGAGCCGATACCACCCCGCCCGTGGTAACTATAACCTCTCCCCCGGACGGCTCTGTGATAACAGGAGGAACGGTCACTGTGAGTGTTTCTGCCACGGACGATGTGGGGGTGACCAAGGTGGAGCTATATGTAAATGGAGGTCTCTATGCCACAGATACGAGCTCCCCTTACGGTTTTCTTTGGGACACCTCCCAGAGAGTTGATGGCGTCTACGAGCTTTTTGCCAGGGCGTATGATGCTGCAGGCAACACGGCTCAGTCGGGTTCTATCAGCCTGAACCTGAGAAGAGCCGATACCACCCCGCCCGTGGTAACCATCATTCGTCCCAAGGAAGGACAAAGATTCAGGAGGAAAATAAGGATCAGGGGCTCGGTTTCGGATGACTCCGGAATAAGCAGGACAGATCTGCTCATAGACGGGGTTGTCTTTGCCACCACAGCATCTGAATCCATAAATCATGTGCTTAAGAGCTCTGGCCTGTCCAAAGGAGAGCACACCATCACCCTGGAGGCAGTGGACCTGGCAGGAAATGTGTCAACAGTGCAGGTGACGGTTCACAAAGGCAGATGA
- a CDS encoding S8 family serine peptidase, with product MLERCKSFASCFLLILLILMSVAPLWAEWVPGQEMSPLKAQGGRLPDEILVQVKAGVTENRVRGILNALEAQVSGEIPQIRVKRIKVPPHAMERILESLNAHEHMSFAEPNFLAEPMSVPNDYYYNSQWHLPKISAPEAWDLNIGAVDIPIAIVDTGVDPNHPDLRAKLLPGYNFYDHNTDTSDVRGHGTAVAGAAAAISNNGSGVAGVAWANPIMPIRISAPDGYATYSAMASAITYAADHGAKVINLSYGGESYSSTLQSAVDYAWSKGAVVVASAANYSSDTPYYPAACNHVVAVSATNTSDQLTTFSNYGNWVDVAAPGVSIYTTSRGGGYGAYSGTSFSAPVTAGLLALIFSANPSLTNQDVVDLLTENADDLGAPGFDSIFAHGRINARKSLQAAVEKRRETDTTPPLVIITSPPDGSVITGGTVTVSVSATDDVGV from the coding sequence ATGTTGGAAAGATGCAAGAGCTTTGCAAGCTGCTTTTTGTTAATCTTGCTCATTTTGATGAGCGTGGCGCCTCTGTGGGCCGAGTGGGTACCCGGGCAAGAAATGAGCCCTTTGAAAGCCCAGGGGGGCCGGCTGCCTGATGAGATCCTGGTACAGGTGAAGGCAGGGGTCACTGAGAACCGAGTAAGAGGCATTCTTAATGCATTGGAGGCCCAAGTTTCCGGGGAGATACCCCAGATCAGGGTAAAGCGCATAAAAGTCCCCCCCCACGCCATGGAAAGAATACTGGAGTCTTTGAATGCACATGAGCACATGAGCTTTGCCGAACCCAACTTCCTGGCCGAACCCATGAGCGTACCCAACGACTACTACTATAACTCCCAGTGGCATCTTCCAAAAATCTCGGCCCCTGAAGCGTGGGATCTCAACATCGGGGCAGTGGACATACCCATCGCCATAGTGGACACAGGAGTTGATCCCAACCACCCTGATCTGCGGGCGAAGCTCTTGCCGGGGTACAACTTCTATGACCATAACACCGATACCTCAGATGTTCGTGGTCACGGAACCGCGGTGGCGGGAGCTGCTGCAGCCATATCTAACAACGGAAGCGGGGTAGCCGGAGTGGCGTGGGCGAATCCCATAATGCCCATAAGGATTTCCGCTCCTGACGGTTACGCCACTTATTCGGCCATGGCATCTGCCATCACATATGCAGCAGATCATGGCGCCAAGGTGATCAACCTGAGCTACGGGGGCGAGAGCTATTCTTCCACCCTTCAAAGTGCAGTGGATTACGCTTGGAGCAAAGGAGCCGTGGTGGTAGCTTCTGCGGCCAATTATTCCTCGGACACCCCCTATTATCCGGCTGCCTGCAACCATGTTGTGGCAGTCTCGGCCACCAACACCAGTGACCAGTTGACAACCTTCTCCAACTACGGAAACTGGGTGGATGTGGCTGCCCCAGGGGTCTCCATTTACACTACCTCCAGAGGCGGGGGATACGGGGCTTACAGCGGGACATCCTTTTCAGCGCCCGTAACAGCTGGATTGTTGGCCCTCATATTCTCCGCCAATCCTTCCCTGACGAACCAGGATGTTGTGGACCTACTCACCGAAAATGCCGATGATCTGGGAGCCCCCGGCTTTGATAGCATCTTTGCCCACGGAAGGATCAACGCACGTAAAAGCCTTCAAGCTGCAGTGGAAAAAAGAAGGGAAACCGATACCACACCTCCTCTGGTGATAATCACCTCTCCCCCGGACGGCTCTGTGATAACAGGAGGAACGGTCACTGTGAGTGTTTCTGCCACGGACGATGTGGGGGTG